In Methanosphaera sp. ISO3-F5, a genomic segment contains:
- a CDS encoding GNAT family N-acetyltransferase, which produces MYINRPSESDLIYLIRPSKLYEKKILKFKEEFLANNETISGGELLDKLDFSEWINYVNRNSNKDTVSPDWVLTDIFFAVEEDEFVGVISFRHKLNDFLKEWGHIGYSVRPSKRGKGYASAMLSEILSLAKRIGLSEVQLSSYEDNIASVKTILKNGGMFIRSFKYLDNVVNVYIISLSPARSTRNICC; this is translated from the coding sequence ATGTATATAAACAGACCGTCGGAGAGTGATCTTATTTACCTTATCAGACCATCAAAACTATATGAAAAGAAGATATTAAAGTTTAAAGAGGAATTTTTAGCCAATAATGAAACAATTAGTGGTGGCGAGCTACTAGACAAACTTGATTTTAGTGAATGGATAAATTATGTGAACAGGAATTCCAATAAAGATACTGTTTCACCCGATTGGGTTTTGACAGATATTTTCTTTGCTGTTGAAGAAGACGAATTTGTTGGTGTTATCTCATTTAGACATAAATTGAATGATTTTCTGAAAGAATGGGGTCATATAGGATATAGTGTCCGACCTTCCAAGCGTGGAAAAGGTTATGCTAGTGCCATGTTAAGTGAGATATTATCTCTTGCTAAACGGATTGGATTATCTGAAGTTCAATTGTCCAGTTATGAAGACAATATTGCTTCTGTAAAAACTATTCTAAAAAATGGTGGCATGTTCATTAGAAGTTTTAAATATTTAGACAATGTTGTTAATGTTTATATAATTTCTTTATCACCCGCACGGTCAACTAGGAATATTTGCTGTTAA
- a CDS encoding flavodoxin family protein: MKVLLVNGSTRKEGCTYTALKEIETILKEENIETEIFWIGNDAVYGCIACHACRKLGKCVYDDVSNKLAQKMQEADGIILGSPVYYANINGSFAAALDKAFYQNSQAYENKIGAAVVSCRRGGAGPSFDRLNKYFTITRMPIASGQYWNAVHGNTPEEVKQDIEGMQQMRDLARSMAWMLKNLTNTEKPEREPKTFMNFIH; the protein is encoded by the coding sequence ATGAAAGTACTACTAGTAAATGGAAGCACAAGAAAAGAAGGATGTACATACACAGCACTAAAAGAAATAGAAACAATCCTAAAAGAAGAAAACATAGAAACAGAAATATTCTGGATAGGAAATGATGCAGTATACGGGTGCATAGCATGCCACGCATGTAGAAAACTCGGAAAATGTGTATATGATGACGTGTCAAACAAACTAGCACAAAAAATGCAGGAAGCAGATGGAATAATACTTGGAAGCCCAGTATACTATGCAAACATAAACGGATCCTTTGCAGCAGCATTAGACAAAGCATTCTACCAGAACAGCCAAGCATACGAAAACAAGATAGGAGCAGCAGTAGTAAGCTGTAGAAGAGGAGGAGCAGGACCATCATTTGACAGACTAAACAAATACTTCACAATCACAAGAATGCCAATAGCATCAGGACAATACTGGAATGCAGTACATGGAAACACACCAGAAGAAGTAAAACAAGACATTGAAGGAATGCAACAAATGAGAGACCTGGCACGCAGTATGGCATGGATGCTCAAAAACCTGACAAACACAGAAAAACCAGAAAGAGAACCAAAAACATTCATGAACTTCATACACTAA
- a CDS encoding flavodoxin family protein encodes MKIYLINGSNRKKYNTAQLLDATAEGITDELEKQDKEAELEIINLYNLNYTGCKSCLHCKKIDGKYYGTCPIKDDLNKLLPKLWNSDAIIFGSPIYFGNVTGQMRSFLERLIFPKYVYGGETLANPKPTAFIYNMNVTEEYSNQMYADSIYNSVEGYIEYAFGKPYSLKSYDTYQFNDYSLYKHGFNVEAKEKQKKEQFPKDLEEAYNIGTQIVRDIFGK; translated from the coding sequence ATGAAAATATACCTGATAAATGGAAGTAACCGTAAAAAATACAACACAGCCCAACTACTAGACGCAACAGCAGAAGGCATAACCGATGAACTAGAAAAACAAGACAAAGAAGCAGAATTAGAAATAATAAATCTTTACAATCTAAATTATACAGGATGCAAATCCTGCCTTCACTGCAAAAAAATAGACGGCAAATACTATGGAACATGCCCAATAAAGGATGACCTTAACAAGTTACTCCCAAAACTATGGAACAGTGATGCAATAATATTCGGAAGCCCAATATACTTCGGAAATGTAACAGGACAAATGAGAAGCTTCCTGGAAAGACTAATCTTCCCAAAATATGTATACGGAGGAGAAACACTGGCAAATCCTAAACCAACAGCATTCATATACAACATGAATGTTACAGAAGAGTACAGTAACCAAATGTACGCAGACTCCATATATAACTCAGTGGAAGGATACATAGAATACGCATTCGGAAAACCATACTCACTAAAGTCCTATGACACATACCAGTTCAATGATTACTCATTATACAAACACGGATTTAATGTGGAAGCAAAAGAAAAACAGAAAAAAGAACAATTCCCAAAAGATTTAGAAGAAGCATATAACATAGGTACACAGATAGTAAGGGATATATTTGGGAAGTAA
- a CDS encoding adhesin has protein sequence MLKNKYPEGPTDKAKIDSTQYNGQLLGKNETGTVHIHGPYGNTESDNKIAYLVGMHPYESKSHRALFETVLTKTDTLNYSYYIYNININKIDKKTEGRMQGQILAQQYVAPHIITNNYTFFADIHSNKGTRGPGKYEKTNFIFAPGFDEKSEKIVETLLSNLKELDYYAPEYRTSPEYITVPVAKSGIPTIVYETYSYEDMTKTYNLAEKLVNSIDKLNFK, from the coding sequence ATGTTAAAAAACAAATACCCCGAAGGACCAACAGACAAAGCAAAAATAGATTCAACACAATACAACGGACAATTACTGGGAAAAAATGAAACAGGCACAGTACACATACACGGACCATACGGAAACACAGAATCAGACAACAAAATAGCATACCTGGTAGGAATGCACCCATATGAAAGTAAATCACACAGAGCACTATTTGAAACAGTACTGACAAAAACAGATACATTAAACTATTCATACTATATTTATAACATTAATATAAACAAAATAGACAAAAAAACTGAAGGCAGAATGCAAGGACAAATACTAGCACAGCAATACGTAGCACCACACATAATCACAAACAATTACACATTCTTCGCAGACATTCATTCCAACAAGGGAACAAGAGGACCAGGCAAATACGAGAAAACAAACTTCATATTCGCACCAGGATTTGATGAAAAATCAGAAAAAATCGTAGAAACATTACTATCAAACCTAAAAGAACTAGACTATTATGCACCAGAATACAGGACAAGCCCTGAATACATAACAGTCCCAGTAGCAAAAAGTGGAATACCAACAATAGTATATGAAACATACTCATACGAAGATATGACAAAAACATACAATCTAGCAGAAAAATTAGTTAATTCAATAGACAAATTAAACTTTAAATAA
- a CDS encoding radical SAM protein: MHFTSTVIRPPYEARSTYLQVTSGCNHNKCKYCSYYKNVSFNISSNKEIQEDIIELKNRGYSFKRIWLQGANPFLLSAQKLGQIAELIHRNLPFVESIGGYSRVDDLENKTITDLKKLRQMKYNSIVLGVESGDDEILDYMNKGYKSDEIIKQVSKLEQAGIKYTLIFLSGLGGHKYGYNHAKKTAQVFNQLKPERIMINQLEIKENTTLYDEVQDGIFTPSKPEENNKEIITFLETLTINTFIDATNNTNNIPFFGKIQENKENIIRHLKEKTG; encoded by the coding sequence ATGCATTTTACAAGCACAGTAATAAGACCACCATACGAGGCACGAAGCACATATTTACAAGTAACAAGTGGTTGCAACCATAACAAATGTAAATACTGTTCCTATTACAAGAATGTCTCATTTAACATTTCATCAAATAAAGAAATACAAGAAGACATAATAGAATTAAAAAATAGAGGTTATTCATTTAAACGAATATGGTTACAGGGAGCAAACCCATTCCTACTCTCTGCACAAAAACTGGGACAGATAGCAGAATTAATTCATAGAAATCTTCCATTTGTAGAAAGCATAGGAGGATACTCTAGAGTAGATGACCTGGAAAACAAGACAATAACTGACCTTAAAAAGCTGAGACAAATGAAGTATAACTCAATAGTGCTGGGAGTAGAGTCAGGTGATGATGAAATACTCGACTACATGAACAAGGGATATAAATCCGATGAAATAATTAAACAAGTATCAAAACTGGAACAAGCCGGGATAAAATACACATTAATCTTTCTATCAGGATTAGGAGGACACAAGTATGGCTATAATCATGCAAAGAAAACAGCACAGGTATTCAACCAACTAAAACCAGAAAGAATAATGATAAATCAATTAGAAATAAAAGAAAACACAACACTATACGATGAAGTACAAGATGGCATATTTACTCCATCAAAACCTGAAGAAAACAACAAAGAAATAATAACATTTCTAGAAACACTAACTATAAACACGTTCATTGATGCCACAAACAATACAAACAATATTCCATTTTTCGGAAAAATTCAGGAAAACAAAGAAAACATTATAAGACATCTAAAAGAGAAAACGGGGTGA
- a CDS encoding zinc finger Ran-binding domain-containing protein — MKCNKCGHLNKSNMYYCVKCGNPLDQSSPIKRYKQSTIANPTNKNIFTKTQKFIIALVIIGILIVVLSAITPPDLELPSLAAPGNLSTDQPTEITDEIADKLNTTILVGAVSSKTGERITVNAYVKDQNGNPVSGGTTSINLFNAKYSGQVENGNVNIELPELSENNYETTMVYEGNEKYNPSETKVSIAVNKVNTQLIADTTGNDTIITLKTGDNRTIIGAKLIITTLDSQYEEQTDDKGQITIKPEKSGKHEVKITYQGSDMYNPTETTIEVGHDKEETNLNTQYNEQDKTITITLTDKQKHPIQNAELEIINNYHETHEKTGVDGKVIVPLNKGENKITIKYMGNDQYQETQTTANMDIDDQTSENTTENETRNDTNNQTRNSSNETFNTTQNKTEQIRDNDANITSETRNDTKIQVENEENQTDIILLTDDNKVLSGEYIKIVLDNGTQLTEKTDSNGRIILDIDLQNIYEIKVIYEGNTRYNPMNKTIRLSH; from the coding sequence ATGAAGTGTAATAAATGCGGACACCTCAATAAGAGTAATATGTATTATTGTGTAAAATGTGGAAATCCCCTGGACCAGAGCAGTCCAATAAAAAGATATAAACAATCAACAATAGCAAATCCTACAAACAAGAACATATTTACAAAAACACAGAAATTCATAATTGCACTAGTAATCATAGGAATACTTATAGTTGTACTATCGGCAATAACACCACCAGACCTAGAATTACCAAGCTTAGCAGCACCAGGAAATCTTTCAACAGACCAGCCAACAGAAATAACTGATGAAATAGCAGATAAACTAAATACAACAATACTCGTAGGTGCAGTAAGTTCAAAAACGGGAGAAAGAATAACAGTAAATGCTTATGTAAAAGATCAGAACGGAAACCCCGTATCGGGTGGAACAACTAGTATCAACCTATTTAATGCAAAGTACTCGGGACAAGTAGAAAACGGTAATGTAAACATAGAATTACCCGAACTATCAGAGAACAACTATGAAACAACAATGGTTTATGAAGGAAACGAAAAATACAATCCGTCAGAGACAAAAGTATCAATAGCGGTTAACAAGGTAAATACTCAGCTAATCGCCGATACAACGGGAAATGACACAATAATCACATTAAAAACTGGTGACAACAGAACAATAATTGGTGCAAAATTAATAATAACTACTCTTGATTCACAATACGAAGAACAAACAGATGATAAGGGACAAATAACTATTAAACCAGAAAAGTCAGGAAAACATGAAGTTAAAATCACCTATCAGGGTAGTGACATGTATAATCCAACAGAAACAACAATAGAAGTTGGACACGACAAAGAAGAAACAAACTTAAACACACAATATAATGAACAAGACAAGACAATTACAATAACTTTAACTGATAAGCAGAAACACCCGATACAAAATGCAGAACTGGAAATAATAAACAATTACCATGAAACACATGAAAAAACAGGTGTGGATGGTAAAGTAATAGTACCATTAAACAAAGGAGAAAACAAAATAACAATCAAATATATGGGCAATGACCAATACCAAGAAACACAAACAACAGCAAACATGGATATAGATGACCAAACAAGTGAAAACACAACAGAAAATGAAACACGTAATGATACAAACAATCAAACACGTAATTCAAGTAATGAAACATTTAACACCACACAAAATAAAACAGAACAGATAAGGGATAATGATGCCAATATAACATCAGAAACAAGAAATGACACAAAGATACAAGTAGAAAACGAGGAAAACCAAACAGATATCATATTATTAACTGATGATAATAAAGTTCTGAGTGGAGAATACATAAAAATAGTATTAGACAATGGAACACAATTAACAGAAAAAACTGATAGTAACGGTAGGATAATATTGGATATTGACCTTCAAAACATCTATGAAATAAAAGTAATCTATGAAGGAAATACACGGTATAATCCTATGAATAAAACAATAAGACTATCTCATTAA
- a CDS encoding SPL family radical SAM protein — protein sequence MHYITAKTILSAKNGMNIYRGCTHGCIYCDSRSKVYNMNHPFEDVAVKKNSHELLRKALHNKKERCMIGLGSMSDPYIPLEKNIEYTRKTLELAYNYGHGFTCITKSDLILRDIELLKKINQNTKAVVQVTLTCTDDKISKIIEPNVSTTNERIKVLQKLDQENIPTIVWLTPVLPYITDTEENITGILDACISNNVKGVICFEMGLTLREGNREYYYENLEKHFPGLKKVYQEKYGENYSLQSPYNKKLMKIFYEKTQKAGLMNNPEEIFKYLNTLPRKIKTRQSTLF from the coding sequence ATGCATTACATAACAGCTAAAACAATACTATCAGCAAAAAATGGAATGAACATCTACAGAGGATGTACTCACGGCTGCATATACTGTGACAGTCGCAGCAAAGTATACAATATGAATCATCCCTTCGAGGACGTGGCAGTTAAGAAAAACAGCCATGAACTGTTACGTAAAGCATTACATAACAAAAAAGAAAGGTGCATGATAGGACTAGGTTCCATGAGCGACCCCTACATCCCCTTAGAAAAAAATATAGAATACACCCGGAAAACACTAGAACTAGCATACAATTATGGTCACGGATTTACATGCATAACAAAATCAGACCTAATACTAAGAGATATTGAATTACTTAAGAAGATAAATCAGAACACGAAGGCTGTTGTACAAGTAACACTAACATGCACCGATGACAAAATTAGTAAAATTATTGAACCAAATGTATCCACAACAAATGAAAGAATTAAAGTTCTCCAAAAATTAGACCAAGAAAATATTCCTACCATTGTATGGTTAACACCCGTGCTGCCCTATATTACAGACACTGAGGAAAACATTACAGGCATACTTGATGCATGCATATCAAATAATGTTAAAGGAGTAATCTGCTTCGAAATGGGATTGACATTAAGAGAAGGAAACCGTGAATATTACTATGAAAATCTGGAAAAACATTTCCCAGGACTGAAAAAGGTATATCAGGAAAAATATGGTGAAAACTATTCTCTTCAAAGCCCGTATAATAAGAAGTTAATGAAAATATTCTATGAAAAAACACAAAAAGCAGGCCTAATGAACAATCCTGAAGAAATATTCAAATACCTGAATACTCTTCCACGAAAAATAAAAACTCGTCAAAGCACTTTATTCTAG
- a CDS encoding zinc-ribbon domain-containing protein, which yields MFCPNCGKPINDEQKFCESCGASIRKGNSLASNLQSSSQQSSSQQSEPVQMKQCANCGTFNPASEVICSHCGRNVNQRQVYSDNKGDDGGNGWILGCCCLLIIIIIIIALL from the coding sequence ATGTTTTGTCCAAATTGTGGAAAACCTATCAATGATGAACAGAAATTCTGTGAATCATGTGGTGCAAGTATAAGAAAAGGGAATTCTCTTGCAAGTAATTTACAGTCAAGTAGTCAACAGTCAAGTAGTCAACAGTCAGAACCAGTGCAGATGAAGCAGTGTGCAAACTGTGGTACATTCAACCCGGCAAGTGAAGTAATTTGTTCCCATTGTGGTAGAAATGTGAATCAGAGACAAGTATATTCTGATAATAAGGGGGATGATGGTGGAAATGGTTGGATTCTTGGTTGCTGTTGTCTTTTAATAATTATTATAATAATTATTGCATTGTTATAA
- a CDS encoding NAD(P)H-dependent oxidoreductase, protein MNFLIINGSPRQKNTWKLVERAKQTLKNIDEKTQFTEINLINTQIPACTGCYNCFNHGENTCPHANIIQPIAEQMKTCDGLIITSPVYALNVTGLIKNLIDHLAYFYHRPYFFDKKAMIIVSTAGAGHKKVGKYLDETLRNWGYNERFKLMFTVSHDRHGYLPLNTKKKIDKESIRFYNSIQKGTLKSPSMNAMVMYNVWRAMAKNGHIPADKKYWIENNMLDSEYYPGIPCSIIKKLPMKIFYKIMLNFVGKNSVKAEE, encoded by the coding sequence ATGAATTTTTTAATAATAAATGGTAGTCCAAGACAAAAAAATACTTGGAAACTAGTAGAAAGAGCAAAACAAACACTCAAAAATATCGATGAAAAAACACAATTCACCGAAATAAATCTGATAAACACACAAATACCAGCATGCACAGGATGTTATAACTGTTTTAACCATGGCGAGAATACATGCCCACATGCCAACATAATCCAACCCATAGCCGAGCAGATGAAAACCTGTGATGGCCTCATAATAACAAGCCCAGTATATGCACTTAATGTAACAGGATTAATTAAAAACCTCATAGATCATCTTGCATACTTCTATCACAGACCATACTTTTTTGATAAAAAAGCAATGATAATAGTTTCCACAGCAGGAGCAGGCCATAAAAAAGTTGGCAAATACTTGGATGAAACACTTAGAAACTGGGGATACAATGAAAGATTTAAATTAATGTTTACAGTAAGCCATGACAGACATGGATACCTTCCACTAAATACTAAAAAGAAGATTGACAAGGAAAGCATACGCTTTTATAATAGCATACAAAAAGGCACCCTTAAAAGTCCTAGTATGAATGCAATGGTCATGTATAATGTTTGGAGAGCAATGGCAAAAAACGGTCATATACCAGCCGATAAGAAATACTGGATAGAAAATAACATGCTAGACTCAGAGTATTATCCCGGAATTCCATGCAGCATTATTAAGAAGCTTCCAATGAAAATATTTTATAAGATAATGCTGAACTTTGTGGGTAAAAATAGTGTAAAAGCAGAAGAATAA
- a CDS encoding DUF4013 domain-containing protein, whose amino-acid sequence MEISEIINDALRFPFNNIMSLVLYFALSFIAALIAIFTGVSAVLTTRTNSGAGIIVTLIGIALCLVISFIIDGYALDIVKSGINRNNYGPSIDLTRQLFNGIKLFIVQIVYLIIPIIVAVILSLFLQRWIVAIISFILIILFGFVLSMAVCRLAKTEELNYALNISEAIGDLQTIGITKVLITVFAVVVITFIVVAILQLIFGAISKDIASIVTGLASIYFLFFSNRVNGLLYSEI is encoded by the coding sequence ATGGAAATCAGCGAAATAATTAATGATGCCCTAAGATTCCCATTCAATAATATAATGTCATTAGTGTTATACTTTGCACTATCATTTATAGCAGCACTAATCGCCATATTCACCGGTGTCAGTGCAGTATTAACCACTAGAACAAACTCTGGTGCAGGAATAATTGTAACACTAATCGGAATAGCATTATGTTTAGTAATTTCTTTTATTATTGATGGATACGCTTTGGACATAGTTAAATCAGGTATAAATAGAAACAATTATGGTCCTTCCATAGACCTTACAAGACAATTATTTAATGGAATTAAATTATTCATAGTACAAATTGTATATCTCATAATTCCAATAATAGTAGCAGTAATATTATCACTATTCCTACAACGTTGGATTGTAGCAATAATATCTTTCATATTGATTATATTATTCGGATTTGTACTTTCAATGGCTGTATGTAGATTAGCAAAAACAGAAGAACTTAATTACGCATTAAATATTTCAGAAGCAATCGGAGATCTTCAAACAATCGGTATAACAAAAGTTTTAATAACCGTATTTGCCGTTGTAGTCATAACATTTATTGTTGTTGCAATACTACAATTAATCTTCGGTGCAATTAGCAAAGATATTGCTTCAATCGTAACAGGTCTTGCTTCAATTTACTTCCTATTCTTCTCAAATAGGGTTAATGGTCTATTATACTCTGAAATATAA
- a CDS encoding AraC family transcriptional regulator, whose amino-acid sequence MEENIKRSYYKLKVLELLLFISNSDIKSITDKFPTLKVENVKKIKEIRNYLICNIDENITLDDLSLKYNISKTTIKTYFKTIYGKALITWRREYRLNMASILLKNNDLTVADVSHHVGYMDESKFIKSFKKYYGLTPNQLHTITHSQNHKTTNNNKNKTKQKKNTLFFINKPNHTL is encoded by the coding sequence GTGGAAGAAAATATTAAAAGAAGTTACTATAAACTTAAAGTTCTTGAATTGCTCTTATTTATAAGTAATTCAGATATTAAGAGTATTACAGATAAATTTCCTACTTTGAAAGTGGAGAATGTAAAAAAAATTAAGGAAATTAGAAATTATTTAATTTGTAATATTGATGAAAATATTACATTGGATGATTTGTCCTTAAAGTATAATATCAGTAAAACCACAATTAAAACTTATTTTAAAACAATTTATGGTAAAGCATTAATTACTTGGAGAAGAGAATATAGATTAAATATGGCATCAATTTTACTTAAAAACAATGACTTGACAGTTGCTGATGTTTCGCATCATGTCGGATACATGGATGAAAGTAAATTTATTAAATCATTTAAAAAATACTATGGATTAACTCCTAATCAACTACACACAATAACCCACTCTCAAAACCACAAAACAACAAACAACAATAAAAACAAAACGAAACAAAAAAAAAACACACTCTTTTTTATAAATAAACCCAATCATACACTCTAA